From Streptomonospora salina, the proteins below share one genomic window:
- a CDS encoding MarP family serine protease → MDGIVLDAVLVLLVLVFAASGYRQGFIVGSLSFAGFIGGGVVAALSAPPLIQELVTDAGRQALLAVAVVFLCAALGQFFASYLGAIIRNRVTWNSARVVDAMGGALVSALSVLLVAWLVGSAVANSAIPVLNSQAQQSRVLQAVDRFMPEAAQTWFSTFRGIVDQSAFPQVFSGLGTGEPAEVQPPDPDVLDTPQLREASQSVVKVLGTAPDCQRRVEGTGFVYEDGHIMTNAHVVAGVTQDLRVVTRSGQQLSATVVLYDPQQDIAVLDVEDLELEPLDFQAEAQQGDDAVVAGFPRNNGFTAVPARIRAEQTAQGPDFYHSQQVSREIYQIRAEVRPGNSGGPLLAADGSVYGVVFAAATNEDETGYVLTADEVASNAEQGAAASGEVSTRECD, encoded by the coding sequence ATGGACGGCATCGTCCTCGACGCGGTCCTGGTGCTGCTGGTGCTGGTGTTCGCGGCATCGGGCTACCGGCAGGGATTCATCGTCGGGAGCCTGAGCTTCGCCGGGTTCATCGGCGGTGGCGTAGTGGCGGCCCTCAGCGCGCCGCCGCTCATCCAGGAACTGGTGACCGACGCCGGGCGCCAGGCGCTGCTGGCCGTGGCGGTGGTGTTCCTGTGCGCGGCGCTGGGCCAGTTCTTCGCCTCGTATCTGGGCGCCATCATCCGCAACCGCGTCACCTGGAACTCCGCCCGCGTCGTGGACGCCATGGGCGGCGCGCTGGTGAGCGCGCTGTCGGTGCTGCTCGTGGCGTGGCTGGTCGGCAGCGCCGTGGCCAACTCGGCGATCCCGGTCCTCAACTCCCAGGCGCAGCAGTCGCGGGTGCTGCAGGCGGTCGACCGCTTCATGCCCGAGGCCGCCCAGACCTGGTTCTCCACCTTCCGCGGGATCGTCGACCAGAGCGCGTTCCCGCAGGTCTTCAGCGGCCTGGGTACCGGCGAACCGGCCGAGGTCCAGCCGCCCGACCCCGACGTCCTCGACACACCGCAGTTGCGCGAGGCGAGCCAGAGCGTCGTGAAGGTGCTGGGCACCGCCCCCGACTGCCAGCGGCGCGTGGAGGGCACCGGGTTCGTCTACGAGGACGGGCACATCATGACCAACGCGCACGTGGTCGCCGGCGTCACCCAGGACCTGCGCGTGGTCACCCGCTCCGGTCAGCAGCTGTCCGCCACGGTCGTGCTCTACGACCCGCAGCAGGACATCGCCGTTCTCGACGTGGAGGACCTCGAACTGGAGCCGCTGGACTTCCAGGCCGAGGCGCAGCAGGGCGACGACGCGGTGGTGGCCGGGTTCCCGCGCAACAACGGCTTCACCGCGGTGCCCGCACGCATCCGTGCCGAGCAGACGGCCCAAGGACCCGACTTCTACCACTCGCAGCAGGTCAGCCGGGAGATCTACCAGATCCGCGCCGAGGTGCGACCGGGCAATTCCGGCGGTCCGCTGCTCGCGGCCGACGGCAGCGTCTACGGCGTCGTCTTCGCCGCGGCCACCAACGAGGACGAGACGGGCTATGTCCTCACCGCCGACGAGGTCGCGTCCAACGCGGAGCAGGGCGCGGCGGCGAGCGGCGAGGTCTCCACCCGGGAATGCGACTGA